The Nostoc cf. commune SO-36 genomic sequence CAGCGACATCGATGTTTTCCGCATTTGCAAATGCTAAACCTGCCACAGGTAAAGCTTCGGGAATCTGCATTGGCGTTAATTGAATGCTTACAGCTGGACTAGAGCGACTTTGAACCATAGGATTATGAATTGGGAATTGGGGACTGGGGATTGGAGGGAGAATAACTACTGATAAATGACCAGTGACAAATGACAAATTACGAATTACGAATTATTTGGATGTCGTGATTTGAACGCAGATTTGTATCAGCCCAAGAACATATCAAACCTTCCGATCCTGGGTCGATCAATTGTTCTGGCGATGGTTGCCGACGCCAATTTTCTCCTTGCTTGCGGATGGGAAACAGTAGGACGGGGCCTAAATGGCGCACACCTGGGGTTTGTTGCAATAAGGCGACAATATCCGATGTATAAAGGGGTCGCCCAAATGGCCAACCTTTGCCGTCCATTCCTCCAGTTAATGGATTTAAATATTTATACAGCGATCGCCTTAAATTCCGACGAATTTCTTCGCTGGCAAAAGGGTTGTTGTATGCTGGCTCTAAAGCAACTTCTGTCTGTACAGAAACACCTACATAATTTGGTTCTTGTAACTCTATTTGTACCCCTAACAAGCGTCTTTCATCTAAGTAACTCAAAATTTGCTCTTGGAGGGCATTACTGAGGGCAAATTCTTCTGGTGGTATGCCATTGCCTTGGGCGATCGCATCTGTATTTGCAAAGGGTACTACCAGTAAACTAACTATACCAGCTTGCCTCCGAGAATTCGCTGGCAAACACCGGACACGAGCGATCGCACCTGCACCCGCTTGTTGAGTTAAAACTTCAAAATCTTCAGCAGTGACGGCGCGATCGCGTGTGCGGAGGATACGGGGAGCCTTCATTACAGCTTGCTCTAGTGATTCGGCATCTGCCCCATTAATTGCTGGTACACGATTGACCACGCTAGCAATGTATGGATACGCAGACTTCAAAAACTGGATTACCCCAGCTTGAACATTCCCTTCTCTACCGCCGCCTGTACGATAAGCAACCATTTTAATCTCTGAACCACGGGGAGGAATCGCCCCATATTGGTGTTCAGATTGGTTATTGTCAAGAACTTGTACAGATGTCTCATCTAGTGATGGTTGCTGAATTCGCGTTCGCACCTGTGTTTGTTGTTTAAGTTGGCTAGGTTCCCGAATCAGCGGCCCAAATTGGATTGTACCAGTGATCGAATCGATGGTGTAATGAAAGTTAAGCGGCCCAGAATCAGCAAAATCTCTCACTTCAGTCCACTTTTGAGGCAAACCACCAGCAGGAGTAACTAAAATATACTCATTCTCTCGGCGTTCTAAAATTGGTGCTGTTTGTAACTGGAAACTCTGCCCAGGTGTACCATCACTAATTCCCAATCGCTCATCTAGAATCAGCGTACTGTGACTAGCCCTAACAGTACCGCCAATTGACCGGACTGCTAAACCAACAATTCGTGGTGGACGATTGTAACCAGTTGCATTGGGCTTCTGTATTAACAAAGCTACAGCGCAGCCAACGACCTCGGTAAGAGGTAAAATTAGCCACAGGCCAAATTTCCGGTAGATGCAGACGTACCTCTGCACCTTGAGACGGGTTTCCACCCTCTTGCCCGATTTCGTAAAAACTGAACCCGCGAGTTTTATCATCTGACTCTCGCAATAAAACTGGTTGCCAGTTTTCTCCATCCCAGGCTTCCCACTTCCGGGGTGGTTGATTGGGATTAATACCAGCAGGAGTAGCCGCAGCCCCTTGGAAAATAATTTCTAAAACATTAGCATCTAAAGAATCATCAGAATTAATTGCTAAATAAAAACAGTTACCAGGCTGGGGTTCCTCTTCAAAAATCGGTTGTTCATTACCTGTCCAGAAACCGTCAGATTGACGAGTCCATGAAGCTGTGACTCTTTCGCGCAGAGATTGGGGAATATCTTCGGTAGTTTGGGCAGTTAAGAAGTGTTGGATGCGGGGGTTGCCGATAATTAGAGGAGAATCTGTACTAAAGGTAATTGCTTCTGTAGTCTCAGTGCGGATAGTTGAGGCTTCCAATCCTGCCGGAATCGTGTAGGCTTCAGGTAGTGCAGCGCTTAAATAAAAAGTTAATTCTGTACGGGCTGGGGCTGGAGGCTGGAGACGAATACCCAGTAATTCTAGGAAAGCGACATAATTTTTTCGAGGTACTTGGTTAAATCTGAGCAACATTTGGTCAGTTAACCAAGCAAATAACTCAATTAGCGTAATTCCTGGGTCGCTAAGGTTGTGGTCAGTCCATTCTGGACAATAGCGAGGAATACGCATAATACATTCTTCCACCAAATCATCGAAGGCGCGATCGTCTAAGTTAGAAGAAGGTAATTTCGGTAAAAAATCAAAGTTCATACCAATTTAAAAAGAATATGACAGATACAAGCCTAGAAACCCAGAGAAAATTCAGCTTTCTTAATTGCGAATTGCGTTAGCGCAGCGTTAGCGAGGAACGAGCGTCATTGCGAATTGCGAATTGATATCACGATTCCTCCCCAGCTGAAACCAAATAATAAGGATAAACAAAGCTATAAATATCGGGGGCGTCTTTGAGTCGATAATTGATGATAATGTCCACTCTGCCACGGATAGGATCAGGATCAGTGAGAACTTCATCGATAATAATGCGTGGTTCCCAAACTTCTAAAGCTTCCAAAACATAAAGACGGATTCGCAGTAGGGTATCGCTATTCATGGGTGCAAACGCCAGTTCTGACAAGCGCGAACCAAAGGTAGGTCGATAAACCCGCTCACCTACTCCCGTGCGGAGAATAATCCAAATAGATTCTTTAACTTTTTGATCTTCACGGCTAAGTTGTATCCCACCTTGCACACTTAAATGCAGTGGGTAAGCCCAACCTGTTCCCAAATAGGCTCGTTCACGACCATAAACCATATCTGGCACTTAGACAGTTTTTACATGGATATCTTCAAAGATATCGGCACAGAAGGTTTAAGCCTATTCGCCAAAGGTCGAGGATGAAGAGCGGGGGGCAGGGGGAGAATGATTTGTAACTGGAATCTGGTATAAATTAAAATTCATAGACAAGTCTTTGATACTCGTGAACTGAGTCTTTGATACTCGTGAATGAGTCTTTGATACTCGTGAATGAGTCTTTGATACTCGTGAATGAGTCTTTGATACTCGTGAATGAGTCTTTAATACTCGTGAATGAGTCTTTGATACTCGCAGACGAGTCTTTGATACTCGTGAATGAGTCTTTGATACTCGCGGACGAGTCTTTGATACTCGCGGACGAGTCTTTGATACTCGTGGACGAGTCTTTGATACTCGTGAATGAGTCTTGTCTCGTTCCCAGTCTCCGACTGGGAATGCCCTCATAGAGGCTCCGCCTCTCTTGCTGGCGGCAGAGCCGCTTTTAAGTTGCATTTCCAGCCCAGAGGCTGGAAACGAGATTTGACAAAGCTTTTAGCTTAAGTTGACACCAATGAGCATTGCTGTGCCCTTACGACAAATATAGTTCGAATACATGAAAAGTGCTGTAATTCAGTTGAAGAAGAATTCAGAAGTCAGAATTCAGGAGTCAGAATCAAGACGCGACGCTCGAATACTCGCTAATGCTACGCTATCGTGGACTCGCTACCGCTACGCTATCCACCACTCGTACAGAATTCATACCTGTTTTCTGACTCCTGACTCCTGAATTCTGTTTAGATAAAATATCGCAAACTAGGGTTGTCGGCAGCCACTGACCAGAAACGTTATGCCAACATTTGAAGAATTAAGAATTAATAGATGATTGAAATTTTTGAAGCAGACCTGAGTATACTTGCTCATGCAGAGGTTATGGTGCAATTGATGGATGAGTATGCACTCGACCCGATGGGTGGTAGTAAAGGTTTGTCGGATTACGTTAAAGCAAATCTCTCAGCAGAGCTTGCAAAAAGAAAAGCGGCTCATGTCATTCTTGCGCTTGTCGATACCAAACCCGCAGGGCTTGTTGTCTGCTTAGAAGGATTTTCTACGTTCGCGTGTAAGCCATTACTTAATATTCACGATGTCATCGTTGCTTTACCCTACCGTGGTAGAGGCTTGTCCAAACTGCTGCTACAGAAAGCGGAGGAGATAGCGTTGGATTTGGGTTGCTGCAAACTCACGCTAGAGGTACTAGAAGGAAACCATGTTGCCCAGTCAGCATACAAGGCGTGCGGATTCAGTGGTTATGAGCTAAATCCCCAGATGGGCAAGGCATTATTTTGGGAGAAGAAACTAGGATAGGTGACTGATGAGGAGAAAAGTCCTGAAAGCAGATTGATATGATTACTTGCTATTTGCGCTACGTTATCGATCCTGACAAAATTTCGGATTTTGAAGCATACGGATGTATGTGGATTCCGTTGGTGGAAAAATTTGGTGGAAAACATCACGGGTACTTTCTTCCACATGAAGGAGCTAATAATATTGCCGTAGCTCTGTTCAGTTTTCCCAGCCTTGCAGCATACGAGCAATACCGGATAGACTCTCAGCAAGATCCGGCTTGTCGGAAAGCGTATGAATTTGCGCGTCGAACAAAGTGTATTGTTAGTTATGAGCGATCATTTATGCGCCCAGTTTTAGGCGATATTAACAATTTTCAATAAAACAGTGGATGAACGGAGTTCTGAGATGGATGAATAAAGTTCCAACTCTCCCCTCCTTCATCTCCTCTACTTTTCCAATCAGCCGCCAATCAAAACAGTAAAATCGCCTTTGATAATTTTATTCGGTGGCCCCAATGCTTCTAAAACGGTGTCCCCCATCCGAGATGCAGGTAGATTGTTAATCAGCACAGTCTGACTACCATCAATCACAACCCCAGGGCCGTGGGGAGGTAGGGGTAAAGGTGTGGCGCAATTATGATATATCAGCACCTGCGGCAGCAGCTGCGATCGCAGCTACCCATAGTAGCTGCTGATGTTGCCTTTGTAGCTTGTTCGGCAGCTAGAGCAGCCGGTGCCCTGGTGTACCAGCAGCCGCCTTAGTAGCAGCCTCAGCCACTTGAATAGCCGTATCAGAAACTTGTTTAGCAGACTGTAAACCTGGTACTGCTGCTGCAAGCACACCCCGCCATGCAGGTAAAGACCCAATCAATACATTGGGACTACCCGGACCCTCCTGTTAATACTGGGGGTAAGGGGTGCGCTACATTGTCGGTAATTCTTGCTGCTGGTTTACCCATCACAACCTCCTAATAGTGTAGTGTCTTTAATCTCTTGCCTCTGTGTTCTCTGTGCCTCTGTGGTTTAAAAGTAATTTATCTAACCACAGAGGCACAGAGAGCGCTGAGAAAAAACATAGAAAATTAATTAAGGCGAATCATCGCACCTTTAACTGTAATTGTGCCAGTGGCTGAAATATCTATATTTCCAGCAGCATCTAATGACATATTACCTGTTGATTTCACTGAAACAGATTTAGCCATATCGTCCATTTTGATTTTATGACCGCCTTTGGTTTCAATCTCTATGCACCTTTGACTATCATTGAGATATATTTTGTGACCGTCTTTAGTTTCTACGCGAATACCTGTTTTACTACTTCCTTTGTCTTCTTCAACAAACTGTAGAACATGACCCACACGAGTTTTAATGGTGCGTAATCTTACACCACTTGTAACTGAGTCATCTACCTTTTCGGGTGGTGCATCTTTACCATTCCATACTCCACCAATGACGTAGGGACGGTGAATATCTCCATGCTCAAAACCTACTAAAACTTCATCGTTTACCTCTGGCAAACAGTCAAAACCTCTGTTTGGGCCTGCTCCCAAAGCTACAACTCTCGCCCAGTTACTTTCATGTTCTTCTGTCATCGTTGGGAACTTAACTTTCACTCTGCCCATTTTCTCTGGGTCTTTGTTATTAGTTACAATTCCGACTAATAAAGTCTCAGATGGCTGTAGGCTTTTTTGTGGAGATAGAGTTGTGAATAAGCTACCAGAACGTAGTCCCCGGACGCTGAAATTAGTTTCATAAACACGCTGATTGAAGAAATGGCGTGTTTCTGTAATATAGTACTTACCATTATAGCGATCGCCCATACCTTCAAGTTTAACAACTCGTCCCGGACGAATCTCAGGATTCCCTGTGGCTTTGGCATCTGCATAAACAAATTCTCCTCCGAGTTCATCACACAAAGCCTGAGCCATATCCTTTGCTTGCTTTTCACTGGCAACAGGTTTATCTACAACAGTCATTTTGGGAGAATTAAGATTAGAAAATGCAGTACTTGTACTACTTCCTAGCTTATTACCTGTCTCAGTTACTTGCTTCTCTTTCTTGGCTGTTTGACTAATCAATCTTTTCTGGCTATAGTCCCAGGCACGTACTTCCACAGAACTCACCTGTTCAGCACTGGTGACGCGGGTACTAAACTTACTAATATCAACTAGCCATTTTAGTGGCAAATCTCCCTGAACTTTTGGGTTGCAAAAATTTACTTTGTCGTCTGTAATAAATAATTCAAAGCCAATGCGGGCAGCCCGTTCCCGCAAAAACTCCATATTAGTTTGATTTTCTTGAAAGACATACTTATGAACTTCACTAGTTGACTCTATATTACCTAGTTTTATTCCTACTTCTTTAACTACTTTCTTGACTATATCGCTATCAGTTTCATTCAAAAAAGAACGATTGTAACGGCCTCTGTGAAGACGATGAGAAATATCATAGCCACGAACAATTACATCAGCTTCAGATTTCTCATTGAAGTGAACTTCCATTGCTGTAATTTCGCCTTCCATCAAAAAACTTTCTAAATCTTTTTTGAAATTAAGATTTTGAGTAGTACTTCCACTAAAACCCAACTTTACTTTTTTGCCAATCTTAAATACCTGCTCATATCGCCAAGGCTTGTTTTCTGAGCGTTCAGAAGTGGAAAGATAGCTATTATGTACTACTAGAGTAAACATTGCTGGTAAATGAAGGCTTTCTTCTATGGTGATTTGCACCAAATCTTTCATCAATTCTGAATAATCATTTAGTCCTTCTATCTGGATTTGAGGTTGACTTAAATAGAGGCTTTCTTTTGTCATAACTATTATTTTATAAGCAGTAGATATTTCGAGTAACCTTGAAAGATAGCGAAGTGACAAATAAGTATTTATCTAAACAGAATTCAGGAGTCAGGAGTCAGAATTCAGTATCAATTCTGTACGAGTGGCGGATAGCGTAGCGTATACCCTTCGGGATGCTTCGCTTAGAGCGAGTATTCGAGCGTCGCGTCTGAATAAACGGGTTTAAGACCCCCACTAAATTTTCAATTTAGTGGTCTTCAATCAGTCGCGGGTCTGAATCTGCGACTGATAGCGTTCGCTTTTAGCGTCTCTAAGAGTTGCGTTAGCGAGTCCGCGATAGCGGAGCGTTAGCGAGTATTTTCGAGTCGCGTCTTGATTCTGACTCCTGAATTCTGACTTCTGAATTCTTCTTCAAAAATTTGGTTAATTTGGTTTATCAGTTGGCCCCAATTTTTCATTTGCCTGACGATCTTTGCCTTTAGAAGCTGATTCTTTTCCTCCAGGAATATTGTTCTTATCTACTTCTTGCAAAGATATATCTACCAGTGCCCTGACTGGAGTACCATCTGTAAGAAACATATTTAAAGTGTAAGTTAAACTCGTAATTACGCAATAAAAATATTCGGTTCCCCATGTAAATATATAAACAGGTGGACGCGTATCAGGTTTATTATCTATACTTTCTACACCTTTTTTAATAATATTTATATACTTCATTACCGATTCTTTAGTTTCATAAGTATCAAATAGCAATTGTTTAAGTGTAAATTTGTAAGGCTCAACGCCAGAAAAATTAACTTTAGGGATAAGATCGGTACTTCTATTTCCTTGCTCACTTTCCCACTTAACAGTTCTAGTAAAACTAATATCTGTCGGATTAAACATCAATTCAATATCTTTTGTTGCTCCACTTTTATAAGCCACAAGTTTGGCTTTTTGAAGTTGTGGTTGACGCTTTTGAGTAACAATAATTGCTGGGCTTGCCATTTGAGTATTTCTCCGAAAATTAATTATTGAATGGAAATCTACCAAGGTAATCTACCTGAGTAACCGCCATGACGTTCTCGCTCAATTTCTATCCTTTGTCGTAATCTGGTATAAATTTCACGGGCTAAAGCTTCAAGATTAGCCGCATCATCTTTGTCATCTTTTTGAGGGGATGAGGATGCGCTCTCTATTGTCTGAGTTACCGGTTGTATTTCTCTAGATATATCTGGTAGAGTGACTTCTCCACCATCAGCAAAGCCTTGAGGTGTAGGAAGGTGTTTAGCAAAAATTTGTGGAGATTCGGAAACATGGGAAAATTCATAATTTTGGCTGTTAGCTTCCCCACTATTAAAATTAAAGCTAGTGAATTCATCATTATTTCCATTTAGTAAATCTTCCACACTTGACCATTGAGAAGGTGTGTTTGACCATTGGGAAGATGTGTTAGTGGTGGGATTTGCTTTTCGGAAAATCATGGGAGGTGATGAGTATTGAGGTGAAGGTTCATCCACATTACTTGTTTCGTTTTGAAGAGGATTAAGCTGTGGAGAATTGAATATCGAAAGCTTTTGTCTACTAATATTCAACCCCAAGGAAGAAGGAATTAAAGAATTAGATATCTGAGGTGAGTCAGTCTCAGCACTTTTTAGTTGTAATGAAGTGTCTGGAAAAGAATCGACTTTAGTCGGAGTTTCTGGAGAGGTTGTTTCTTCTGATTCTTGAACATTGG encodes the following:
- a CDS encoding PAAR domain-containing protein, with product MLIYHNCATPLPLPPHGPGVVIDGSQTVLINNLPASRMGDTVLEALGPPNKIIKGDFTVLIGG
- a CDS encoding VgrG-related protein, translating into MTKESLYLSQPQIQIEGLNDYSELMKDLVQITIEESLHLPAMFTLVVHNSYLSTSERSENKPWRYEQVFKIGKKVKLGFSGSTTQNLNFKKDLESFLMEGEITAMEVHFNEKSEADVIVRGYDISHRLHRGRYNRSFLNETDSDIVKKVVKEVGIKLGNIESTSEVHKYVFQENQTNMEFLRERAARIGFELFITDDKVNFCNPKVQGDLPLKWLVDISKFSTRVTSAEQVSSVEVRAWDYSQKRLISQTAKKEKQVTETGNKLGSSTSTAFSNLNSPKMTVVDKPVASEKQAKDMAQALCDELGGEFVYADAKATGNPEIRPGRVVKLEGMGDRYNGKYYITETRHFFNQRVYETNFSVRGLRSGSLFTTLSPQKSLQPSETLLVGIVTNNKDPEKMGRVKVKFPTMTEEHESNWARVVALGAGPNRGFDCLPEVNDEVLVGFEHGDIHRPYVIGGVWNGKDAPPEKVDDSVTSGVRLRTIKTRVGHVLQFVEEDKGSSKTGIRVETKDGHKIYLNDSQRCIEIETKGGHKIKMDDMAKSVSVKSTGNMSLDAAGNIDISATGTITVKGAMIRLN
- a CDS encoding GPW/gp25 family protein is translated as MVYGRERAYLGTGWAYPLHLSVQGGIQLSREDQKVKESIWIILRTGVGERVYRPTFGSRLSELAFAPMNSDTLLRIRLYVLEALEVWEPRIIIDEVLTDPDPIRGRVDIIINYRLKDAPDIYSFVYPYYLVSAGEES
- a CDS encoding NIPSNAP family protein, yielding MITCYLRYVIDPDKISDFEAYGCMWIPLVEKFGGKHHGYFLPHEGANNIAVALFSFPSLAAYEQYRIDSQQDPACRKAYEFARRTKCIVSYERSFMRPVLGDINNFQ
- a CDS encoding GNAT family N-acetyltransferase, which encodes MIEIFEADLSILAHAEVMVQLMDEYALDPMGGSKGLSDYVKANLSAELAKRKAAHVILALVDTKPAGLVVCLEGFSTFACKPLLNIHDVIVALPYRGRGLSKLLLQKAEEIALDLGCCKLTLEVLEGNHVAQSAYKACGFSGYELNPQMGKALFWEKKLG
- a CDS encoding CIS tube protein, with product MASPAIIVTQKRQPQLQKAKLVAYKSGATKDIELMFNPTDISFTRTVKWESEQGNRSTDLIPKVNFSGVEPYKFTLKQLLFDTYETKESVMKYINIIKKGVESIDNKPDTRPPVYIFTWGTEYFYCVITSLTYTLNMFLTDGTPVRALVDISLQEVDKNNIPGGKESASKGKDRQANEKLGPTDKPN